In Athalia rosae chromosome 6, iyAthRosa1.1, whole genome shotgun sequence, one DNA window encodes the following:
- the LOC105688827 gene encoding uncharacterized protein LOC105688827 has translation MNITVTLLVLCTVMVTVSSAGILDSLFSWGLAETEARSTTPPSKCLCQTSGCLCCVDLNLTSAIDLGGPACLNIKQREENVTLNMSFGDNPMHNATIRIAQAANKRTCMDLLSDLAQICATFTSVKEAVSAGHDGCLAVEPALLGTTQAVYPIGCFNFNQGSIRQLDTTVVPVETPETPESSGSAEEEDYNLNTEELIAAVSESAEQGFAMFSQWLGLNLTPKNQTSGPTEIGGEDVAEENGDHGGSSRTSRKLGDDAIHQRDGSDERFKQILSAQDNIQKESPRIGQSSGVETTYVYTAPSRPGHLNSVVEEAAIKEPEVPQGHLAVVPRESRRGGRAYNIHQHVNEI, from the exons ATGAATATTACGGTGACGTTATTGGTCCTTTGCACAGTGATGGTAACCGTGTCATCTGCGGGGATTCTCG ATAGCCTATTCTCTTGGGGACTCGCTGAAACCGAAGCCCGTTCGACAACACCGCCGTCAAAGTGTCTCTGTCAAACATCCGGTTGCCTGTGTTGCGTCGACCTTAATTTAACGTCGGCCATTGACCTGGGAGGTCCTGCCTGTCTGAACATCAAgcaaagggaagaaaatgTCACGCTCAACATGAGTTTCGGCGATAACCCGATGCACAATGCCACGATACGCATAG CTCAGGCAGCGAACAAGCGAACCTGCATGGACCTTCTGTCGGATTTGGCGCAAATCTGCGCGACTTTTACGAGCGTAAAAGAAGCGGTGTCCGCAGGTCACGACGGTTGTCTAGCCGTCGAACCAGCCTTACTCGGCACGACTCAGGCTGTCTACCCGATCGGTTGTTTCAACTTTAACCAGGGCAGCATTCGACAACTCGACACCACGGT CGTTCCAGTGGAAACCCCGGAGACGCCGGAGTCCTCGGGATCAGCGGAAGAGGAAGATTACAATCTCAATACCGAGGAGTTGATAGCAGCGGTATCCGAAAGTGCGGAGCAAGGATTCGCGATGTTCTCTCAATGGCTCGGTTTGAATCTGACTCCTAAAAACCAGACGTCCGGCCCAACGGAAATCGGGGGCGAGGATGTTGCCGAGGAAAATGGCGATCACGGAGGTTCGTCAAGGACTTCGAGGAAGCTAGGAGACGATGCGATCCACCAACGGGACGGAAGTGACGAGCGTTTCAAACAGATCCTCAGCGCCCAGGACAACATTCAGAAGGAATCCCCGAGGATCGGTCAATCCAGCGGAGTGGAAACGACGTACGTTTACACGGCGCCGTCGCGTCCCGGGCACCTCAATTCTGTCGTCGAAGAAGCGGCGATCAAAGAACCTGAAGTACCGCAAGGTCACCTCGCCGTGGTCCCTAGGGAGTCCAGGAGGGGTGGCAGGGCCTACAATATTCATCAGCACGTTAATGAAATTTAG
- the LOC105688866 gene encoding uncharacterized protein LOC105688866 isoform X2: MLANLRDLERLRNTPTSKRSEKSCRANVADIKLLSKMAATDLRTAVTPSDRDPVKIQSDISRIQQMFEYANCRAVTTVGLNAPGNRVSSSSLKNNPDVAYRRTSDVPKSRAEVTRSHHLVKSKTQDSYSTNYEQRQTKEKQYAVTSDPRHPSVLTSSKVSQQSSKPPKHQALKTQHQIIRTAASNPAVINRPPNKPEIPIIPVRKRKDRDQSRATEDKGSESIVCREADQTLQRSFERLHQQPCQKSGTTSSETAIINADSRGGSNKRNVTLQRPDILEGLLKESDRQIADLEQDLGTRKSRPRSVWRGMVQSMRLHDVELHSDNEEQHKDINLWNKSISQRWRKLRRRCSVQEIPEPQEALIQGGTARAGVIHAVRSTPTSREVSPAAKSLQEGSSPKKLLQTSSLRLPGTSKGLSDIQQVLRSKFSKINAGIRKRKALSVTEVFPAKDNTASNFYVPSPLLSTSASSQGFPSENYHSEGEDGPMSLPPYPFHDNLETLTEISAPNSPAQCKSPNAAKSCFNYASQNTSNHSSQNFSLVESNHQDRKEIGYENVAFGRNSRGALHRSNSENREGHRGDPSYENFHFQRSLHRSRGTPDGEIVGDRVFSERSGVTLARSHSESRDHHSYENVHFQKNLNQKTRNHSDSSYESVHIPRVAPRKRTTEFKIGGQVSGSNYSATQDTTGSSGALGFHEDGPASLGASRSPGKKNARRLNSRSVANIPNSSGTGLKVWQGVQDTDEGLNTDSELEDIEENLEGEESRFCTLPRPGKGGVSFTIMTARFLKGPGHKGLGFSIVGGTDSPKGNMGIYVKTIFSNGQASDLGTVKEGDEILSINSKPLHGMTHAEAIAEFKSVKAGDVVLHIGRRVSRRKKESLTLTPTVAAAPLQQAVN, translated from the exons ATGCTGGCTAATTTAAGGGACCTCGAGAGACTGAGGAACACACCGACGTCGAAGAGGAGCGAAAAAAGTTGCAGGGCCAACGTGGCGGACATAAAATTACTGTCGAAAATGGCAGCGACCGATCTGAGGACCGCCGTAACTCCGTCCGATCGAGACCCcgtgaaaattcaatcggACATATCGAGGATCCAGCAAATGTTCGAATACGCTAATTGCAGAGCGGTAACAACGGTGGGATTGAATGCGCCCGGTAACCGcgtctcgtcgtcgtctttgaaaaataatcccgATGTAGCGTACAGGCGGACCTCCGACGTCCCGAAGTCACGAGCGGAAGTGACGCGGTCTCACCACTTGGTCAAATCCAAGACGCAAGACAGCTACTCCACAAATTACGAGCAACGACAAACTAAAGAGAAACAGTACGCGGTTACGAGCGACCCGAGACACCCGAGCGTTTTAACGAGCTCCAAGGTCTCGCAGCAAAGTTCAAAGCCTCCGAAACATCAGGCGTTAAAAACGCAACATCAGATCATCAGAACCGCTGCGAGCAATCCAGCGGTCATCAACAGGCCGCCCAATAAGCCGGAAATTCCTATAATTCCCGTACGGAAACGGAAAGACAGGGACCAATCGAGGGCGACGGAGGACAAGGGATCGGAATCGATCGTCTGCAGAGAAGCTGATCAAACGTTGCAAAGGAGTTTCGAGAGGTTGCACCAGCAGCCTTGCCAAAAGTCCGGAACTACGTCGTCCGAGACCGCGATAATTAATGCCGATAGTAGGGGCGGTTCGAACAAACGCAACGTGACCCTTCAGAGGCCCGATATCCTCGAAGGACTCCTCAAGGAATCCGATCGGCAAATAGCGGACCTGGAACAGGACTTGGGTACGAGGAAAAGTAGACCGCGGAGCGTCTGGCGAGGTATGGTGCAGTCCATGAGGCTCCACGACGTCGAACTTCACTCCGACAACGAGGAGCAGCACAAAG ATATCAACTTGTGGAACAAGAGCATCAGTCAGCGGTGGCGGAAACTCAGGCGAAGATGTTCGGTCCAAGAAATTCCGGAGCCACAAGAAGCTCTTATTCAAGGTGGAACCGCGCGTGCCGGCGTCATACATGCCGTCAGATCGACGCCGACTAGCCGCGAGGTTTCTCCGGCGGCTAAATCGCTTCAGGAAGGATCGTCACCCAAGAAGTTACTGCAAACTAGTTCTCTAAGGCTACCAG GTACCTCTAAAGGCTTGTCCGACATCCAACAAGTACTCCGTAGTAAGTTCAGCAAAATAAACGCCGGCATACGAAAGCGAAAGGCACTAAGCGTGACGGAGGTATTTCCGGCCAAAGACAATACCGCTTCAAATTTTTACGTTCCTAGCCCGCTTTTGAGCACTTCGGCAAGTAGTCAAGGATTTCCgagtgaaaattatcattccgAAGGCGAAGATGGGCCCATGTCTCTTCCCCCTTACCCCTTTCACGACAATTTGGAAACTCTGACCGAGATCAGCGCGCCAAATTCACCCGCACAGTGCAAAAGTCCCAACGCTGCCAAGAGTTGTTTCAATTACGCATCGCAAAATACGAGCAATCACAGTTCGCAGAATTTTTCGCTGGTCGAATCTAATCATCAGGATCGTAAAGAAATTGGATATGAAAACGTGGCTTTCGGTAGAAATTCGCGCGGCGCTCTACACAGGAGTAACTCGGAGAACAGAGAAGGACACCGAGGCGACCCTAGCTACGAGAATTTCCACTTTCAAAGATCCCTTCACAGATCGAGGGGAACTCCGGACGGAGAGATCGTCGGCGATCGCGTATTTTCCGAAAGATCCGGAGTCACCTTGGCCCGAAGTCACTCGGAGTCGAGAGATCACCACTCGTACGAGAACGTCCACTTCCAGAAGAATCTCAATCAAAAAACTAGAAATCACTCCGATTCGAGCTACGAGAGCGTTCACATCCCCAGGGTCGCTCCGCGCAAGAGAACGACGGAATTTAAAATCGGGGGACAAGTATCCGGTAGTAATTACTCGGCTACCCAAGATACCACGGGGTCTTCAGGAGCATTGGGATTCCATGAAGACGGACCGGCGAGTTTGGGGGCTAGCAGAAGTCCTGGGAAAAAGAACGCCAGGAGACTGAACAGCAGAAGCGTTGCGAACATTCCCAATTCTTCGGGGACGGGCCTCAAGGTTTGGCAA GGTGTTCAGGACACCGACGAAGGCTTGAACACCGACTCGGAACTTGAGGACATAGAGGAGAATCTCGAGGGCGAGGAGTCGAGATTTTGCACACTGCCCAGGCCCGGAAAGGGCGGAGTGTCTTTTACAATAATGACGGCCAGGTTCCTAAAAGGTCCTGGACACAAAGGTTTGGGCTTTAGCATCGTTGGGGGTACCGACAGCCCTAAAGGTAACATGGGAATATACGTAAAAACGATTTTCTCCAACGGACAAGCGTCTGACCTGGGGACGGTGAAGGAAG gTGACGAAATACTGTCGATCAATTCGAAACCTCTACACGGAATGACGCATGCCGAGGCAATCGCTGAATTTAAATCGGTCAAAGCTGGAGACGTGGTCCTGCACATCGGTCGTCGTGTTTCTAGGCGTAAAAAGGAGTCTCTGACCCTGACGCCAACGGTAGCCGCCGCGCCTCTGCAGCAGGCTGTAAACtaa
- the LOC105688884 gene encoding coiled-coil domain-containing protein 1-like, translating to MRLSMVFELLLIFLLVAFAAYARVIDRDEVASLHRVIRATKQSNAGVATISLKQATDNVNKYCTCNDNICNCCRDFNIPVVQLKGPGCASVQYLKGDNMGLQLSFGDNILTSTVVNGKSPKPVCLPLPGGFSKFCGRIYSIQREANEHFKACLGLELESSSQVEASLRVSCFRFGPDGLKLRPAEPLPIVEADPADDDDDDDDIFGLGSDDDDDDDDDDDDDDDAEDTPEGNAVPSSSADDDDDDDDDDDDVLGLGSLFDIFGDDDTPKKPKVTTPAPTAFPSFSIPLLNKPISENPSVIEADVPVISGNESPIGNDVIVQPASPEPEQLPDVTNVAEEVTQKINAAETEVSAAIDPATEQTASTDDLVPLGSVIQDNVLQPAASAVDEKIVPKPEEAIVKPTSNVNKIKPIQKKPAATANTVNAIQNDAKKPIVPISKPNKPDPIKNEVQASTEADEEEDDDEEEDDEDDDILGGDSLEEDEDDDEKEEAVDGQDKPETSETAEDEADDEKDEDAEDDSDEQNSESDKIDATDSDEESLVDDDDEDEEALITAITGDDKDEAKKDKISNNETADPEEDDADYGFGLAEMLARKRQQRHMRSGRQSRVMRL from the exons ATGAGATTATCGATGGTTTTTGAGCTGTTGCTCATATTCCTATTGGTCGCATTCGCAGCGTACGCCAGAGTAATCG ATCGCGACGAGGTCGCCAGTCTTCACAGGGTGATCAGAGCTACCAAACAGAGCAACGCCGGCGTGGCGACAATCTCATTGAAACAGGCGACCGATAACGTTAACAAATACTGCACTTGCAACGATAACATTTGCAACTGTTGCAGAGACTTTAATATCCCAGTTGTTCAGTTGAAAGGACCAG gATGTGCATCCGTCCAGTATTTAAAGGGTGACAATATGGGACTGCAATTGAGCTTCGGCGATAACATCTTGACCAGCACCGTCGTAAACG GTAAAAGTCCTAAGCCTGTATGCTTACCCTTGCCGGGAGGATTCTCCAAATTTTGCGGAAGGATTTATTCGATTCAACGCGAAGCAAACGAGCATTTCAAGGCCTGTCTTGGTCTGGAATTGGAATCATCGAGTCAAGTTGAAGCCAGTCTGCGAGTGAGCTGCTTCAG ATTTGGACCCGACGGTCTGAAGCTGCGCCCCGCGGAACCTTTGCCGATCGTAGAAGCTGACCCggctgacgacgacgacgacgacgacgacatttTCGGTCTGGgatccgacgacgacgacgacgatgacgacgacgacgacgacgacgacgatgccgAAGATACACCCGAGGGAAACGCCGTTCCGTCTTCGTCcgcggacgacgacgacgacgacgatgacgacgacgacgacgttctgGGACTTGGATCTCTTTTCGATATATTCGGAGACGATGACACgccgaaaaaaccgaaagtaACAACCCCCGCGCCCACTgcttttccctccttttctATCCCTCTGCTCAACAAGCCGATCAGCGAAAATCCTAGCGTAATCGAAGCGGATGTACCCGTTATTTCCGGCAACGAATCCCCGATAGGAAACGACGTAATTGTTCAACCCGCGAGTCCCGAACCGGAGCAACTTCCCGATGTTACGAATGTCGCGGAGGAAGTTACGCAGAAGATCAATGCCGCTGAGACCGAAGTTTCAGCAGCTATTGACCCGGCCACGGAACAAACGGCTTCTACCGATGACTTGGTTCCTCTCGGATCGGTCATACAAGACAACGTTCTTCAACCTGCTGCATCTGCTGTTGACGAAAAGATCGTACCGAAGCCAGAAGAGGCGATCGTGAAACCGACGAGTAatgttaataaaattaaaccaaTCCAGAAGAAGCCCGCGGCTACAGCTAATACGGTAAACGCCATACAAAATGACGCGAAGAAGCCAATCGTCCCGATTTCCAAGCCGAACAAACCCGATCCGATTAAGAACGAAGTTCAAGCATCCACGGAGGCGGATgaagaggaggacgacgacgaagaagaagacgacgaagacgacgataTTCTTGGTGGTGACAGTCTCGAAGAAGATGAGGATGACGACGAAAAAGAGGAGGCTGTAGACGGTCAGGATAAACCAGAGACCTCAGAAACTGCGGAGGATGAGGCCGACGACGAGAAAGATGAGGACGCTGAGGATGATAGCGACGAACAAAATTCCGAGTCCGATAAAATCGATGCGACCGACAGCGACGAGGAGAGTCTcgtcgatgacgatgacgaggatGAAGAGGCCTTGATAACCGCTATTACGGGAGATGATAAAGACGAAGCGAAGAAGGACAAGATATCGAACAATGAGACGGCAGATCCCGAGGAGGACGACGCTGATTATGGATTCGGTTTGGCGGAAATGTTGGCGAGAAAACGACAGCAAAGACATATGAGAAGCGGTCGTCAAAGCAGAGTTATGAGACtttag
- the LOC105688866 gene encoding uncharacterized protein LOC105688866 isoform X1 — MVYRGTLQTDDPRDAPKLVRMAPLRSSGPRIPSRTGDRVNHQGNSEAASRSDSKIKMGVPRLRNINQIRETVFIDRSLTPIELIGKNHNDNKKNSRPYSIAIPASESDVAKNAKNSRPQSTMLANLRDLERLRNTPTSKRSEKSCRANVADIKLLSKMAATDLRTAVTPSDRDPVKIQSDISRIQQMFEYANCRAVTTVGLNAPGNRVSSSSLKNNPDVAYRRTSDVPKSRAEVTRSHHLVKSKTQDSYSTNYEQRQTKEKQYAVTSDPRHPSVLTSSKVSQQSSKPPKHQALKTQHQIIRTAASNPAVINRPPNKPEIPIIPVRKRKDRDQSRATEDKGSESIVCREADQTLQRSFERLHQQPCQKSGTTSSETAIINADSRGGSNKRNVTLQRPDILEGLLKESDRQIADLEQDLGTRKSRPRSVWRGMVQSMRLHDVELHSDNEEQHKDINLWNKSISQRWRKLRRRCSVQEIPEPQEALIQGGTARAGVIHAVRSTPTSREVSPAAKSLQEGSSPKKLLQTSSLRLPGTSKGLSDIQQVLRSKFSKINAGIRKRKALSVTEVFPAKDNTASNFYVPSPLLSTSASSQGFPSENYHSEGEDGPMSLPPYPFHDNLETLTEISAPNSPAQCKSPNAAKSCFNYASQNTSNHSSQNFSLVESNHQDRKEIGYENVAFGRNSRGALHRSNSENREGHRGDPSYENFHFQRSLHRSRGTPDGEIVGDRVFSERSGVTLARSHSESRDHHSYENVHFQKNLNQKTRNHSDSSYESVHIPRVAPRKRTTEFKIGGQVSGSNYSATQDTTGSSGALGFHEDGPASLGASRSPGKKNARRLNSRSVANIPNSSGTGLKVWQGVQDTDEGLNTDSELEDIEENLEGEESRFCTLPRPGKGGVSFTIMTARFLKGPGHKGLGFSIVGGTDSPKGNMGIYVKTIFSNGQASDLGTVKEGDEILSINSKPLHGMTHAEAIAEFKSVKAGDVVLHIGRRVSRRKKESLTLTPTVAAAPLQQAVN, encoded by the exons ATGGTGTACAGAGGTACTCTGCAAACCGACGACCCCAGGGATGCCCCGAAACTCGTCAGAATGGCTCCGCTCAGATCGAGCGGTCCCAGAATTCCGTCGCGAACGGGAGATCGCGTCAATCATCAAGGAAATTCCGAAGCTGCCTCCAGAtctgattcgaaaataaaaatgggtgTCCCGCGGCTACGAAATATAAACCAAATCCGGGAGACCGTGTTCATCGATCGCTCGCTCACCCCGATTGAATTGATAGGTAAAAATcacaacgataataaaaaaaattcacgacctTATTCGATAGCGATACCAGCGTCCGAAAGTGACGTCGCTAAGAACGCGAAAAATTCTCGTCCTCAGAGTACGATGCTGGCTAATTTAAGGGACCTCGAGAGACTGAGGAACACACCGACGTCGAAGAGGAGCGAAAAAAGTTGCAGGGCCAACGTGGCGGACATAAAATTACTGTCGAAAATGGCAGCGACCGATCTGAGGACCGCCGTAACTCCGTCCGATCGAGACCCcgtgaaaattcaatcggACATATCGAGGATCCAGCAAATGTTCGAATACGCTAATTGCAGAGCGGTAACAACGGTGGGATTGAATGCGCCCGGTAACCGcgtctcgtcgtcgtctttgaaaaataatcccgATGTAGCGTACAGGCGGACCTCCGACGTCCCGAAGTCACGAGCGGAAGTGACGCGGTCTCACCACTTGGTCAAATCCAAGACGCAAGACAGCTACTCCACAAATTACGAGCAACGACAAACTAAAGAGAAACAGTACGCGGTTACGAGCGACCCGAGACACCCGAGCGTTTTAACGAGCTCCAAGGTCTCGCAGCAAAGTTCAAAGCCTCCGAAACATCAGGCGTTAAAAACGCAACATCAGATCATCAGAACCGCTGCGAGCAATCCAGCGGTCATCAACAGGCCGCCCAATAAGCCGGAAATTCCTATAATTCCCGTACGGAAACGGAAAGACAGGGACCAATCGAGGGCGACGGAGGACAAGGGATCGGAATCGATCGTCTGCAGAGAAGCTGATCAAACGTTGCAAAGGAGTTTCGAGAGGTTGCACCAGCAGCCTTGCCAAAAGTCCGGAACTACGTCGTCCGAGACCGCGATAATTAATGCCGATAGTAGGGGCGGTTCGAACAAACGCAACGTGACCCTTCAGAGGCCCGATATCCTCGAAGGACTCCTCAAGGAATCCGATCGGCAAATAGCGGACCTGGAACAGGACTTGGGTACGAGGAAAAGTAGACCGCGGAGCGTCTGGCGAGGTATGGTGCAGTCCATGAGGCTCCACGACGTCGAACTTCACTCCGACAACGAGGAGCAGCACAAAG ATATCAACTTGTGGAACAAGAGCATCAGTCAGCGGTGGCGGAAACTCAGGCGAAGATGTTCGGTCCAAGAAATTCCGGAGCCACAAGAAGCTCTTATTCAAGGTGGAACCGCGCGTGCCGGCGTCATACATGCCGTCAGATCGACGCCGACTAGCCGCGAGGTTTCTCCGGCGGCTAAATCGCTTCAGGAAGGATCGTCACCCAAGAAGTTACTGCAAACTAGTTCTCTAAGGCTACCAG GTACCTCTAAAGGCTTGTCCGACATCCAACAAGTACTCCGTAGTAAGTTCAGCAAAATAAACGCCGGCATACGAAAGCGAAAGGCACTAAGCGTGACGGAGGTATTTCCGGCCAAAGACAATACCGCTTCAAATTTTTACGTTCCTAGCCCGCTTTTGAGCACTTCGGCAAGTAGTCAAGGATTTCCgagtgaaaattatcattccgAAGGCGAAGATGGGCCCATGTCTCTTCCCCCTTACCCCTTTCACGACAATTTGGAAACTCTGACCGAGATCAGCGCGCCAAATTCACCCGCACAGTGCAAAAGTCCCAACGCTGCCAAGAGTTGTTTCAATTACGCATCGCAAAATACGAGCAATCACAGTTCGCAGAATTTTTCGCTGGTCGAATCTAATCATCAGGATCGTAAAGAAATTGGATATGAAAACGTGGCTTTCGGTAGAAATTCGCGCGGCGCTCTACACAGGAGTAACTCGGAGAACAGAGAAGGACACCGAGGCGACCCTAGCTACGAGAATTTCCACTTTCAAAGATCCCTTCACAGATCGAGGGGAACTCCGGACGGAGAGATCGTCGGCGATCGCGTATTTTCCGAAAGATCCGGAGTCACCTTGGCCCGAAGTCACTCGGAGTCGAGAGATCACCACTCGTACGAGAACGTCCACTTCCAGAAGAATCTCAATCAAAAAACTAGAAATCACTCCGATTCGAGCTACGAGAGCGTTCACATCCCCAGGGTCGCTCCGCGCAAGAGAACGACGGAATTTAAAATCGGGGGACAAGTATCCGGTAGTAATTACTCGGCTACCCAAGATACCACGGGGTCTTCAGGAGCATTGGGATTCCATGAAGACGGACCGGCGAGTTTGGGGGCTAGCAGAAGTCCTGGGAAAAAGAACGCCAGGAGACTGAACAGCAGAAGCGTTGCGAACATTCCCAATTCTTCGGGGACGGGCCTCAAGGTTTGGCAA GGTGTTCAGGACACCGACGAAGGCTTGAACACCGACTCGGAACTTGAGGACATAGAGGAGAATCTCGAGGGCGAGGAGTCGAGATTTTGCACACTGCCCAGGCCCGGAAAGGGCGGAGTGTCTTTTACAATAATGACGGCCAGGTTCCTAAAAGGTCCTGGACACAAAGGTTTGGGCTTTAGCATCGTTGGGGGTACCGACAGCCCTAAAGGTAACATGGGAATATACGTAAAAACGATTTTCTCCAACGGACAAGCGTCTGACCTGGGGACGGTGAAGGAAG gTGACGAAATACTGTCGATCAATTCGAAACCTCTACACGGAATGACGCATGCCGAGGCAATCGCTGAATTTAAATCGGTCAAAGCTGGAGACGTGGTCCTGCACATCGGTCGTCGTGTTTCTAGGCGTAAAAAGGAGTCTCTGACCCTGACGCCAACGGTAGCCGCCGCGCCTCTGCAGCAGGCTGTAAACtaa
- the LOC105688885 gene encoding uncharacterized protein LOC105688885, which translates to MRASIAGVLIIIVLCKSPADSKAHNRLIVRDNGLVSTSGIEEKEAPLENKISPSSTAPRQTPVNTTTTQAQVTRQGPCQCANGVCGCCSRILLSTFRQKACVNVTYDPDEFRFTANVLMNDRVLYTRSVSGKNPRPFCVPVPRIPAVRACVRFYNIYFQGRNVHACVNMEGQFQETTLFKVGLDCLRLGADGVAVVKPEDGGGLGVQFLPGDEDGDDNDADNDEYEGDDDDDDDDDDDDDLFDY; encoded by the exons ATGCGGGCTTCGATAGCCGGAgttttaattatcatcgtGTTGTGCAAGAGTCCGGCGGACTCGAAGGCGCATAACAGATTGATCGTACGCGACAACGGATTAGTGTCCACGTCGGgaatcgaggaaaaagaagcTCCGCTCGAAAATAAGATTTCTCCAAGTTCAACCGCCCCCAGGCAGACTCCTGTGAACACCACGACCACTCAGGCGCAAGTGACTAGACAAGGACCCTGCCAATGCGCCAACGGAGTTTGCGGATGCTGCTCGAGAATCTTACTCAGCACTTTCAGGCAAAAAGCCTGCGTCAATGTCACTTATGATCCCGACGAATTCCGGTTCACCGCTAACGTCCTGATGAATGACAGAGTGCTGTACACGCGGAGCGTTTCAG gtaaaaATCCGAGGCCTTTTTGCGTACCCGTTCCGCGCATACCGGCCGTGCGAGCTTGCGTTAGATTCTACAATATTTACTTCCAGGGAAGAAATGTTCACGCGTGCGTTAACATGGAAGGACAGTTCCAAGAGACTACGCTCTTTAAG GTCGGTCTGGATTGCCTCAGACTTGGCGCTGACGGTGTTGCAGTGGTCAAACCGGAGGATGGGGGAGGACTGGGGGTTCAATTTCTTCCAGGCGACGAGGATGGAGATGACAATGACGCAGACAATGACGAATACgaaggcgacgacgacgacgacgacgacgacgacgatgatgacgatttATTTGACTATTAa
- the LOC105688792 gene encoding uncharacterized protein LOC105688792 yields MAKIIIFLLAICYFLPSHEGAKINNHIKVLEAYKSIYYDPSTNLTLPSEIEDAGRFPFTRIGFRGLPCACEDSSCGCCAGINITRIKFDQTACANFTYDPQDLALRIQLSMNDRNVLTSMLSAKNPPPICAPLPWIPALEICLRFHDLTMPAKNKLQGCVDLETRFVHSPVLVLHFDCLQIGTDGIAWVKPDEVGGGSAPMIDYPDPEPSEPETYDEVEFESSEAAESPGTGSTSLTPEGDDQIGQLKL; encoded by the exons ATGGcgaaaatcattatttttctgctGGCGATTTGTTACTTTTTACCATCTCACGAAGGCGCGAAAATCAACAATCACATAAAAG TTTTGGAAGCGTACAAATCCATCTATTATGATCCTTCGACAAACTTGACATTGCCATCCGAAATTGAGGACGCCGGACGATTTCCATTTACGAGAATCGGATTTCGTGGCTTACCGTGTGCCTGCGAAGATTCATCCTGCGGATGCTGCGCCGGTATCAATATTACCAgaataaaattcgatcaaACGGCGTGTGCCAACTTCACCTACGACCCACAGGACCTTGCTCTAAGAATACAACTCTCTATGAACGATAGAAATGTTCTGACCAGCATGTTGTCTG ccAAAAATCCCCCGCCGATATGCGCCCCGCTCCCCTGGATCCCAGCACTGGAAATCTGCCTCAGGTTTCACGACTTAACGATGCCTGCGAAGAACAAACTTCAGGGTTGCGTAGATTTAGAGACGAGATTCGTCCATTCGCCAGTTTTGGTTTTGCACTTTGACTGCCTCCAAATCGGTACGGATGGCATAGCGTGGGTAAAACCAGACGAGGTTGGCGGCGGATCAGCACCGATGATCGATTATCCCGACCCGGAGCCTTCTGAACCGGAAACGTACGACGAAGTCGAGTTCGAATCCAGCGAAGCTGCGGAATCTCCGGGGACCGGAAGCACATCCCTCACTCCCGAGGGGGACGACCAAATCGGCCAACTcaaattgtaa